Proteins from a single region of Bradyrhizobium diazoefficiens:
- a CDS encoding outer membrane beta-barrel protein has product MKKILFATVALLVVGAAAPAVGADLGARPYYSKAAPAYAAPIYNWTGFYIGGHIGGAFSSDNNFNGLSTGNNGNGRFLGGVQVGADWQVNPNFVVGTEAQYSWLSGSVGAVFPGGVAYTNDQRGLGSITGRVGYTWGPGLLYVKGGYAYSDNNEKVTVGGVPTGFIIDGDHRNGYTLGAGLEYMFAPNWSAKAEYQYYNFGDAHFTAGPLVGTGNFTTDDHTFKAGLNYRFNWASPVVARY; this is encoded by the coding sequence ATGAAGAAGATTCTGTTTGCGACCGTTGCGCTGCTCGTGGTGGGTGCGGCTGCGCCGGCCGTCGGTGCCGATCTCGGTGCCCGCCCCTATTATAGCAAGGCAGCGCCGGCCTATGCCGCGCCGATCTACAACTGGACCGGTTTCTACATCGGCGGCCATATCGGCGGCGCGTTCTCCAGTGACAACAATTTCAACGGCCTCTCCACCGGCAACAACGGCAACGGCCGTTTCCTCGGCGGCGTGCAGGTCGGCGCGGACTGGCAGGTCAACCCGAACTTCGTGGTCGGCACCGAAGCCCAGTACTCCTGGCTCTCCGGCAGTGTCGGCGCGGTGTTCCCGGGCGGCGTCGCCTACACCAACGACCAGCGCGGCCTCGGCTCGATCACCGGTCGTGTCGGTTACACCTGGGGTCCCGGCCTGCTCTACGTGAAGGGTGGCTACGCCTATTCGGACAACAACGAGAAGGTGACGGTCGGCGGCGTGCCGACTGGCTTCATCATCGATGGCGATCATCGCAACGGCTACACCCTCGGCGCCGGCCTCGAATACATGTTCGCGCCGAACTGGTCGGCCAAGGCCGAGTACCAGTACTACAATTTCGGCGACGCGCACTTCACCGCAGGTCCGCTGGTCGGCACCGGCAACTTCACCACCGACGACCATACCTTCAAGGCTGGCCTCAACTACCGCTTCAACTGGGCGAGCCCGGTCGTCGCGCGCTACTGA
- a CDS encoding methyl-accepting chemotaxis protein produces the protein MAIRSGVGRVLGRLKPLFQMPRWGLRGSLIAAFAVIAGMGLLIAAGAGFVFNHLGSTMMDLSGRDIPRLSASLQLASQSATLAAQGPGLLASPSDDALNERTKNVKDIQQLAMGKLGEIIELGADQQTANALRDTAKSIGEATQSLVSAARERLDTGALHEKQYEALRKAQLSFVGAAGPAMLDAQTRLNAILGAAEVSADDATEAARTVSQVATVSANGNLMAADMMAALSANSSDTLDAIEKEFKATRDRVKSNLDDIPNVPSMQAVRDAVQKLLAFGEGKTGVFKIRQKELDAIDYGQTILDETRKLNVGLGISVQALVDGVQKETNAATFQARQEISLATTAMLALGGLTLIGSALFVWLYVGRNILRRIRELQRAMQLLLAGDLDTEIVRSRQNDEIGAMKETLTVFRDSMIEARALARAQDEDRVVKAERAAHLEAKIAEFEGTVRAALDNLAQSANSMQSTAQSMSTTADQSNALVNAVASAAEETSVNVQTVSSGTEQLSSSIEEISKQVVTSAAIARKAVDEAGATDATVQSLADSASRISVVVDLIQTIASQTNLLALNATIEAARAGEAGRGFAVVASEVKSLASQTAKATEEIRTQIASMQQVTTSAVGAIQGIGRIIGEINDVTTTIAAAVEEQGAATREIARNIQHAAGGTSEVSSNIVGVSTASAEAGAAATEVLSASDALRREADMLRGEIDAFLNNMRAA, from the coding sequence ATGGCGATCCGTTCGGGCGTTGGCCGTGTCCTTGGCCGTCTCAAGCCGCTTTTCCAAATGCCGAGATGGGGCCTGCGTGGCAGCCTGATTGCGGCTTTCGCCGTGATCGCCGGCATGGGCCTCCTGATCGCAGCCGGCGCCGGCTTCGTGTTCAACCATCTGGGCTCGACCATGATGGATTTGAGCGGCCGCGACATCCCGCGCCTCTCCGCCAGCCTTCAGCTCGCCTCGCAGAGCGCGACGCTCGCCGCGCAAGGACCGGGCCTGCTCGCATCGCCCAGCGATGATGCGCTGAACGAGCGCACCAAGAACGTGAAGGACATCCAGCAGCTCGCAATGGGCAAGCTCGGCGAGATCATCGAGCTCGGCGCCGACCAGCAGACCGCGAATGCGCTTCGCGACACCGCCAAGAGCATCGGCGAGGCCACACAAAGCCTGGTCTCTGCGGCCCGCGAACGGCTCGACACCGGCGCGCTCCATGAGAAGCAGTATGAAGCATTGCGGAAGGCCCAGCTCTCCTTCGTCGGCGCCGCCGGCCCGGCCATGCTGGATGCGCAAACGCGTCTCAACGCGATCCTCGGTGCGGCGGAAGTGTCGGCCGACGATGCCACCGAAGCCGCCCGCACCGTCTCACAGGTCGCGACCGTGTCCGCCAACGGCAATCTGATGGCCGCCGACATGATGGCGGCACTCTCGGCCAACAGCAGCGACACGCTCGATGCGATCGAGAAGGAATTCAAGGCGACCCGTGACCGCGTCAAGTCCAACCTCGATGATATCCCGAACGTTCCCTCGATGCAGGCCGTGCGCGACGCGGTGCAGAAGCTGCTCGCCTTCGGCGAAGGCAAGACCGGCGTGTTCAAGATCCGCCAGAAGGAGCTCGACGCCATCGACTACGGCCAGACCATCCTGGACGAGACCCGCAAGCTCAATGTCGGTCTCGGCATCAGCGTACAGGCGCTCGTCGACGGCGTGCAGAAAGAGACCAATGCGGCGACCTTCCAGGCACGCCAGGAAATTTCGCTGGCCACGACCGCGATGCTGGCGCTCGGCGGACTCACTTTGATCGGCTCGGCGCTGTTCGTCTGGCTCTATGTCGGACGCAACATCCTGCGTCGCATCCGTGAGCTTCAGCGCGCCATGCAGTTGCTCTTGGCCGGCGACCTCGACACCGAGATCGTCCGCTCCCGGCAGAACGACGAGATCGGCGCGATGAAGGAAACGCTGACGGTATTCCGCGACAGCATGATCGAGGCCCGGGCGCTTGCGCGCGCGCAGGACGAGGATCGTGTCGTCAAGGCCGAGCGTGCCGCGCATTTGGAAGCCAAGATTGCGGAGTTCGAGGGCACGGTGCGCGCCGCGCTCGACAATCTCGCGCAATCGGCCAATTCGATGCAGTCGACCGCACAGAGCATGTCGACCACCGCCGACCAGTCCAACGCGCTGGTGAACGCGGTTGCCTCCGCCGCGGAGGAGACCTCGGTCAACGTGCAGACCGTGTCGTCAGGCACCGAGCAGCTCTCGTCCTCCATCGAGGAGATCAGCAAGCAGGTCGTCACCTCGGCCGCGATCGCCAGGAAAGCAGTCGACGAAGCCGGCGCCACCGACGCCACGGTGCAGAGCCTTGCCGACAGCGCGAGCCGCATCAGCGTCGTGGTCGATCTGATCCAGACGATTGCCTCGCAGACCAATTTGCTCGCGCTCAACGCCACCATCGAGGCGGCGCGCGCGGGCGAGGCCGGCCGCGGCTTCGCGGTGGTCGCTTCCGAAGTGAAGAGCCTTGCGAGCCAGACAGCGAAGGCGACGGAAGAGATCCGAACCCAGATCGCCAGCATGCAGCAGGTTACGACCTCGGCGGTCGGCGCCATCCAGGGCATCGGCCGGATCATCGGCGAAATCAACGACGTCACCACGACCATTGCGGCTGCGGTCGAGGAACAGGGCGCGGCCACCCGCGAGATCGCCCGCAACATCCAGCATGCGGCCGGCGGCACCAGCGAGGTCTCCAGCAATATTGTCGGCGTCTCAACCGCTTCCGCCGAGGCGGGCGCTGCTGCGACCGAGGTGCTGAGTGCCTCGGACGCACTCCGCCGCGAAGCCGACATGCTGCGCGGGGAGATCGACGCGTTCCTCAACAACATGCGGGCGGCGTAA
- a CDS encoding acyltransferase, with the protein MDNGADGGRLEGLQAARAVAALSVAYFHSYIALRGFPEGAQHPIAFLKDWGYLGVDFFFAISGYVICIVASKADFSPLTFAIKRVFRLYPMYWVTMAIVAAFILGGKFPDPIAPGHFLYSATLLPQHGPSAYQPSWTLEREMVFYALAGLIVPVAGIRGLAIALAGLAYAGFVYGDPWSFHLISIRQGDFLAGVLVFLLSRRMRPSSLTAGLSLAAGVFALGYLWFNPSRIFPFATTICFALMLLGIVNLRLPWRHPSLRWLVIVGDGSYSIYLLHGLILYYFPWVCAQFNSVPAWLCEPSRYLLLALVCAISYATWRLVEVPMISLGNRLAKRASHISAPAIAPAEA; encoded by the coding sequence ATGGACAATGGGGCAGATGGCGGAAGACTGGAGGGACTCCAGGCTGCGCGCGCGGTTGCCGCGCTCAGCGTTGCATATTTTCACTCCTATATCGCGCTGCGCGGCTTCCCGGAGGGAGCACAGCATCCGATCGCGTTCCTGAAGGACTGGGGCTACCTGGGTGTCGATTTCTTCTTCGCGATCAGCGGCTACGTCATTTGCATCGTCGCCTCAAAGGCCGATTTCTCGCCCCTGACTTTCGCGATTAAACGCGTTTTTCGTCTCTATCCCATGTACTGGGTGACGATGGCCATCGTCGCGGCCTTCATTCTGGGAGGTAAGTTCCCGGACCCGATCGCACCCGGCCACTTTTTGTACTCGGCAACCCTTTTGCCGCAACATGGGCCGTCAGCCTATCAGCCCAGTTGGACGCTGGAGCGCGAAATGGTGTTCTACGCCCTGGCGGGTCTCATTGTTCCGGTTGCCGGAATAAGGGGATTGGCGATTGCCCTCGCCGGGCTCGCCTATGCAGGATTCGTCTACGGCGATCCGTGGTCATTCCATCTGATATCAATCAGGCAAGGGGACTTCCTGGCCGGTGTGCTGGTATTTCTGCTGAGCAGGCGCATGCGCCCCAGTTCGTTGACCGCAGGCCTGTCCCTTGCGGCCGGCGTGTTTGCTCTCGGCTATCTGTGGTTCAATCCTTCGCGGATCTTCCCGTTCGCGACGACCATCTGCTTCGCGTTGATGTTGTTGGGGATCGTCAATCTACGACTGCCATGGAGGCACCCATCGCTGCGCTGGCTGGTCATCGTCGGCGACGGTTCGTATTCGATCTATCTGCTGCACGGCCTCATTTTGTATTACTTCCCATGGGTTTGCGCTCAATTCAACTCGGTGCCCGCTTGGCTATGCGAGCCCTCGCGCTACCTGTTGCTTGCCCTGGTATGCGCCATTTCATACGCGACCTGGCGCCTTGTCGAGGTGCCGATGATCTCGCTCGGCAACCGGTTGGCGAAACGAGCAAGCCACATCTCGGCCCCGGCCATCGCGCCCGCGGAGGCCTGA
- a CDS encoding MBL fold metallo-hydrolase — protein sequence MNAKTDTVQSSAEALRYPWEQHPGHDEIVEVRPGILWARLKLPFRLNHVNIYLLADGDGYAMVDAGFGNEETIEAWTKLFEGPLKGVNITRLIVTHSHPDHVGLAGWIVERFNCPLLMSQVEYLQSVYHQNRGTEERREAQRLFFRRHGMDESLTEKLLGRGQDYLKRVSVLPPSYRRISHGDEVVIGTRRFKVITGGGHALDQVMLYCADDKLFLSADQVLSKISPNVSVWAVEPDQNSLGEYLASLASLTTTLPYDLLVLPGHGVPFYGLKTRIKQLADHHEERCRLIAEACREVPQTSRALVPVVFNKHVLDEHQMGFAAGELVAHVNYMIVEGRLTAETKDGVLQFRTT from the coding sequence ATGAACGCGAAAACCGACACCGTGCAGTCCTCGGCCGAGGCCCTGCGCTATCCTTGGGAGCAGCACCCCGGCCACGACGAGATCGTGGAGGTGCGTCCCGGCATATTGTGGGCCCGGCTGAAGCTGCCGTTTCGCCTCAACCACGTGAATATCTACCTGCTCGCCGATGGCGATGGCTATGCGATGGTCGATGCCGGCTTCGGCAATGAGGAGACGATCGAGGCCTGGACGAAACTTTTCGAAGGGCCGCTGAAGGGCGTCAACATCACGCGCCTGATCGTCACGCATTCCCACCCCGATCATGTCGGTCTCGCCGGCTGGATCGTCGAGCGGTTCAACTGTCCGCTGCTGATGTCGCAGGTCGAATATCTGCAATCGGTCTATCACCAGAACCGCGGCACCGAGGAGCGGCGCGAAGCGCAGCGGCTGTTCTTCCGCCGCCACGGCATGGACGAGTCGCTCACCGAAAAACTGCTCGGCCGCGGCCAGGATTATCTCAAGCGTGTCTCGGTGCTGCCGCCGTCCTACCGCCGCATCTCGCATGGCGACGAGGTCGTGATCGGCACGCGCCGCTTCAAGGTGATCACCGGCGGCGGCCATGCGCTCGACCAGGTGATGCTCTATTGCGCGGACGACAAGCTGTTCCTCTCCGCCGACCAGGTGCTGAGCAAGATCTCGCCGAATGTCAGCGTGTGGGCAGTCGAACCCGACCAGAACTCGCTCGGCGAATATCTGGCTTCGCTCGCGAGCCTCACCACCACCCTGCCCTATGATCTCCTGGTGCTGCCCGGCCACGGCGTGCCGTTCTACGGATTGAAAACCCGCATCAAGCAGCTCGCCGATCACCACGAGGAACGCTGCCGCCTGATCGCGGAAGCTTGCCGCGAGGTGCCGCAGACCTCGCGCGCGCTGGTGCCCGTCGTGTTCAACAAGCATGTGCTGGACGAGCACCAGATGGGCTTTGCCGCCGGCGAGCTCGTCGCCCACGTCAACTACATGATCGTCGAGGGCCGGCTGACGGCCGAGACCAAGGACGGCGTGCTCCAGTTCAGGACGACGTGA
- the hemA gene encoding 5-aminolevulinate synthase — MDYAEFFNSALDRLHSERRYRVFADLERTAGRFPHAIWHSPKGKRDVVIWCSNDYLGMGQHPKVVGAMVETATRVGTGAGGTRNIAGTHHPLVQLEAELADLHGKEAALLFTSGYVSNQTGIATIAKLIPNCLILSDELNHNSMIEGIRQSGCERQVFRHNDLADLEALLKAAGANRPKLIACESLYSMDGDVAPLANICDLAEKYGAMTYVDEVHAVGMYGPRGGGIAERDGVMHRIDILEGTLAKAFGCLGGYIAANGQIIDAVRSYALGFIFTTALPPAICSAATAAIKHLKTSNWERERHQDRAARVKAILNAAGLPVMSNDTHIVPLFVGNPEKCKQASDMLLEEHGIYIQPINYPTVAKGTERLRITPSPYHDDGLIDQLAEALLQVWDRLGLPLREKSLAAE, encoded by the coding sequence ATGGATTACGCCGAGTTCTTCAATTCCGCCCTCGATCGCCTCCACTCCGAGCGCCGCTATCGCGTGTTCGCCGACCTCGAGCGCACGGCCGGCCGGTTCCCGCACGCGATCTGGCACTCGCCGAAGGGCAAGCGCGACGTCGTGATCTGGTGCTCCAACGATTATCTCGGCATGGGCCAGCACCCGAAGGTGGTCGGCGCCATGGTCGAGACCGCGACCCGCGTCGGCACCGGCGCGGGCGGCACCCGCAACATCGCGGGCACGCATCATCCGCTGGTGCAGCTCGAAGCCGAGCTCGCCGACCTCCACGGCAAGGAAGCGGCGCTGCTGTTCACCTCGGGCTACGTCTCGAACCAGACCGGCATCGCGACCATCGCAAAGCTCATTCCGAACTGCCTGATCCTGTCGGACGAGCTCAACCACAATTCGATGATCGAGGGTATCCGCCAGTCCGGCTGCGAACGGCAGGTGTTCCGCCACAACGACCTCGCCGATCTCGAAGCGCTGTTGAAGGCCGCGGGTGCGAACCGGCCGAAGCTGATCGCCTGCGAGAGCCTCTATTCCATGGATGGCGATGTCGCCCCGCTCGCGAATATCTGCGACCTCGCCGAGAAGTATGGCGCGATGACCTACGTCGACGAAGTCCACGCGGTGGGCATGTACGGCCCGCGGGGCGGCGGCATCGCCGAGCGTGACGGTGTCATGCATCGCATCGACATTCTCGAAGGCACGCTGGCGAAAGCGTTCGGCTGCCTCGGCGGCTACATCGCGGCCAACGGCCAGATCATCGACGCTGTACGCTCCTACGCCCTGGGCTTTATCTTTACCACCGCGCTGCCGCCAGCGATCTGCTCGGCCGCGACCGCCGCGATCAAGCATCTGAAGACCTCGAACTGGGAGCGCGAGCGCCACCAGGACCGCGCCGCCCGCGTCAAGGCAATCCTCAATGCCGCCGGCCTGCCTGTGATGTCGAACGACACCCACATCGTGCCGCTGTTCGTCGGCAATCCCGAGAAGTGCAAGCAGGCCTCGGATATGCTGCTGGAGGAGCACGGCATCTACATCCAGCCGATCAACTATCCGACCGTCGCCAAGGGCACCGAGCGCCTGCGCATCACGCCCTCGCCCTATCATGACGACGGCTTGATCGATCAGCTCGCCGAAGCGCTGCTGCAGGTGTGGGACCGCCTCGGCCTGCCGCTGCGCGAGAAGTCGCTGGCTGCGGAGTAA
- a CDS encoding hybrid sensor histidine kinase/response regulator, giving the protein MLHDWGVIAAAFGYIGFLFLVASHGDRRSPAGPGRASGLIYPLSLAIYCTSWTFFGSVGFATRTSTDFLAIYVGPILMIGLGAGVLRRVIQLAKTHNITSIADFIGARYGKSQAVAATVALIAIIGSVPYIALQLKAVASSLQVILSEDQAFSHIPILGDMALMVTLAMAAFAVLFGTRQTDATEHQHGLMLAIATESIIKLVAFLTAGIFVTFWMFSPHELIERAMKTPEAVRAIDYSPSIGNFLTMTLLSLCAIMLLPRQFHVSVVENSSDAEVSRARWLFPLYLVAINVFVIPIALAGLITFPFGAVDPDMYVLALPIEGGAGLLSVAVFVGGLSAATAMVIVECVALSIMVSNDLVVPLVLQRRPEGRTGVTAFGDFLLRSRRLAIFAIMVMAYFYYRALGNAQLAAIGLLSFAAIAQLAPAFFGGLLWRRATARGAIGGMLVGFAVWLYTLFLPSFMDSSTAGILLLQHGPFGIEALRPQALFGADLSPLMHGVVWSLSLNILTYVLLSLARRPSSIELVQADLFVPNTLAPIAPNFRRWRTTITVQDIQTTVAQYLGPERARHSFEAFSARRNMRLDSGAPADFELLQHAEHLIASSIGAASSRLVMSLLLRKRTVSAKAALKLLDDSHAALHFNREILQTALNHVRQGIAVFDADLQLICSNRQFGDLLNVPPHFIQFGTPLREILEFMGVSDSADQGDREAMIEQRLVAYTTDSEPYLERLPERRMVIEVLTNRMPGGGFVITFTDVTPTFEAAEALERANATLEKRVRDRTEELTQLNSELALAKSSAEDASISKTRFLAAASHDILQPLNAARLYVTSLVERQHSGEETRLVENIDESLQAIEEILGALLDISRLDAGAMTTSISSFKMADLMRSLEIEFAPIARAKGLKLTFVPCSLPVESDRLLLRRLLQNLISNAIKYTPRGRVLVGCRRRGASLNICVYDTGVGIPAVKRTEIFKEFHRLEQGARIARGLGLGLSIVERLARVLNHSIAIDANASGGSLFTVTVPTAKAVTLTAAVTSATPLARTPIAGALIVCIENDAAILDGMRTLLKAWDAEVIAVADPEGAIAAIEAAGQRVTGLLVDYHLDRGNGIAAIRDIRRRFGDTIPAILITADRSPAVQMAARDEKIAVLNKPVKPASLRALLGQWRTQQMVAAE; this is encoded by the coding sequence ATGCTGCACGATTGGGGCGTGATTGCTGCCGCCTTCGGCTATATCGGTTTCCTGTTCCTGGTGGCGAGCCATGGCGATCGCCGCTCGCCGGCCGGGCCCGGCCGCGCGTCCGGGCTGATCTATCCGCTGTCGCTGGCGATCTACTGCACGTCCTGGACCTTCTTCGGCTCGGTCGGCTTTGCCACCCGCACCTCGACCGACTTCCTCGCGATCTATGTCGGCCCGATCCTGATGATCGGGCTCGGCGCCGGCGTGCTCCGCCGCGTGATCCAGCTCGCGAAAACCCACAACATCACCTCGATCGCCGACTTCATCGGCGCGCGCTACGGCAAGAGCCAGGCGGTGGCGGCAACGGTAGCGCTGATCGCGATCATCGGCTCGGTGCCCTATATCGCGCTCCAGCTCAAGGCGGTCGCCTCTTCGCTGCAAGTCATCCTGAGCGAGGACCAAGCGTTCTCCCATATCCCGATCCTCGGCGACATGGCGCTGATGGTGACGCTGGCGATGGCGGCTTTCGCGGTGCTGTTCGGCACGCGGCAGACCGACGCCACCGAGCACCAGCACGGGCTGATGCTGGCGATCGCGACCGAATCCATCATCAAGCTGGTCGCTTTCCTCACCGCTGGCATCTTCGTCACCTTCTGGATGTTCTCGCCGCATGAATTGATCGAGCGCGCGATGAAGACGCCCGAGGCGGTGCGCGCCATCGACTATTCGCCGTCGATCGGCAACTTCCTCACCATGACGCTGCTGTCGCTGTGCGCGATCATGCTGCTGCCGCGCCAGTTTCACGTCAGCGTGGTCGAAAACTCCTCCGATGCGGAGGTCAGCCGCGCGCGCTGGCTGTTCCCGCTCTATCTCGTCGCCATCAATGTGTTCGTGATCCCAATCGCGCTCGCCGGGCTGATCACTTTCCCGTTCGGCGCGGTCGACCCTGATATGTACGTCCTGGCGCTGCCGATCGAGGGCGGCGCGGGACTTCTCAGCGTCGCCGTCTTCGTCGGTGGCCTGTCGGCGGCCACCGCGATGGTGATCGTCGAATGCGTCGCGCTCTCCATCATGGTCTCGAACGACCTCGTGGTGCCACTGGTGCTACAACGACGCCCCGAGGGCCGCACCGGGGTCACCGCTTTCGGCGACTTCCTGCTGCGTTCGCGGCGGCTTGCCATCTTCGCCATCATGGTGATGGCCTATTTCTACTATCGCGCGCTCGGCAATGCTCAGCTCGCGGCGATCGGCCTCTTGTCCTTTGCCGCCATTGCGCAGCTCGCCCCCGCCTTCTTCGGCGGCCTGTTGTGGCGGCGGGCGACCGCGCGAGGAGCCATAGGCGGCATGCTGGTCGGCTTCGCAGTTTGGCTCTACACGCTGTTCCTGCCGAGCTTCATGGATTCCTCGACAGCGGGCATCCTGCTGCTCCAGCACGGTCCCTTCGGCATCGAGGCGCTGCGGCCGCAGGCACTGTTCGGCGCCGACCTGTCGCCGTTGATGCACGGTGTCGTCTGGTCGCTTTCACTCAACATTCTCACCTACGTCCTGCTGTCGCTGGCCCGGCGGCCCTCCTCGATCGAGCTGGTGCAAGCCGATCTGTTCGTGCCCAACACGCTCGCCCCGATCGCCCCGAACTTCCGCCGCTGGCGCACCACTATCACCGTGCAGGACATCCAGACCACGGTCGCGCAATATCTCGGGCCCGAGCGCGCCCGGCATTCCTTCGAGGCGTTCTCGGCACGGCGCAATATGCGGCTGGACTCCGGAGCACCCGCCGATTTCGAGCTATTGCAGCACGCCGAGCACCTGATCGCCTCCTCGATCGGAGCAGCATCCTCGCGCCTCGTGATGTCGCTGCTGCTGCGCAAGCGCACCGTCTCCGCGAAAGCCGCGCTCAAGCTGCTCGATGATTCCCATGCGGCGCTGCACTTCAATCGCGAGATCCTCCAGACCGCGCTCAACCATGTGCGTCAGGGCATCGCGGTGTTCGACGCCGATTTGCAACTGATCTGCTCCAACCGGCAGTTCGGCGATCTCCTGAACGTGCCCCCGCATTTCATCCAGTTCGGCACGCCGCTCCGCGAAATCCTGGAATTCATGGGCGTGAGCGATTCCGCCGATCAGGGCGACCGCGAGGCCATGATCGAACAGCGGCTGGTGGCCTACACCACCGACAGCGAGCCCTATCTCGAACGCCTGCCGGAACGGCGCATGGTGATCGAGGTGCTCACCAACCGCATGCCCGGCGGCGGCTTCGTCATCACCTTCACCGACGTCACGCCGACCTTCGAGGCGGCGGAAGCGCTGGAGCGCGCCAATGCGACGCTGGAAAAGCGCGTGCGCGACCGTACCGAGGAATTGACCCAGCTGAATTCCGAGCTGGCGCTGGCCAAGAGCAGCGCGGAAGACGCCAGCATCTCCAAGACGCGCTTCCTCGCGGCCGCCAGCCACGACATTCTCCAGCCGCTGAACGCGGCGCGGCTCTACGTCACGAGCCTGGTCGAGCGCCAGCATAGTGGCGAGGAGACGCGGCTGGTCGAGAACATCGACGAGTCGCTCCAGGCCATCGAGGAAATCCTCGGTGCGCTGCTCGACATCTCCAGGCTCGATGCCGGCGCGATGACGACATCGATCTCGAGCTTCAAGATGGCCGATCTGATGCGCTCGCTGGAGATCGAGTTCGCGCCGATCGCGCGCGCCAAGGGCCTCAAGCTCACCTTCGTGCCCTGCTCGCTGCCGGTCGAGTCGGACCGGCTGCTGCTACGGCGGCTGTTGCAGAACCTGATCTCGAACGCGATCAAATATACGCCGCGCGGACGCGTGCTGGTCGGCTGCCGCCGCCGCGGCGCCTCGCTCAACATCTGCGTCTACGACACGGGCGTTGGCATCCCCGCGGTCAAGCGCACCGAGATCTTCAAGGAATTCCATCGCCTCGAGCAAGGCGCGCGGATCGCGCGCGGGTTGGGGCTGGGACTCTCGATCGTCGAGCGGCTGGCGCGCGTGCTCAACCACAGCATCGCCATCGATGCCAATGCCAGCGGCGGCTCGCTGTTCACCGTGACGGTCCCGACGGCGAAAGCCGTGACGCTCACGGCGGCGGTGACCAGCGCAACGCCGCTGGCACGTACGCCGATCGCGGGCGCGCTGATCGTCTGCATCGAGAACGACGCCGCGATCCTCGACGGCATGCGCACGCTGTTGAAGGCTTGGGATGCCGAGGTCATTGCGGTCGCCGATCCGGAAGGCGCGATCGCCGCGATCGAAGCTGCCGGCCAGCGTGTCACCGGACTGCTCGTCGACTATCATCTCGATCGCGGCAACGGCATCGCCGCCATCCGCGACATCCGCCGCCGCTTCGGGGACACCATCCCCGCGATCCTGATCACCGCCGATCGCAGCCCCGCCGTGCAGATGGCGGCGCGCGACGAGAAGATCGCCGTGCTGAACAAGCCGGTCAAGCCGGCGTCGCTACGCGCCCTGCTCGGGCAGTGGCGGACGCAGCAGATGGTGGCGGCGGAATGA
- a CDS encoding alpha/beta hydrolase, translating to MTKIIDQHRRQFLGVAAGSIVIGLGVIDLARAEPAASPSSASNASFGTVKQINAGVLNVGYAEAGPATGPVAILLHGWPYDIHAFIDVAPILAQAGYRVIIPYLRGYGSTNFLSSETPRNGEPGALASDIIALMDALDIKKAVLAGFDWGARTADIIAALWPERCRALVSVSGYLISSQAAGHAPLPPSAELQWWYQFYFATERGSAGYEKYTHDFAKLIWKLASPQWKFDDATFDRSAKAFENKDHVAISIHNYRWRLGLAKGEAKYEEIEKKLAAAPVINVPTITMEGDANGAPHPDPSAYANKFSGRYDYRLITGGIGHNLPQEAPQAFAKAVIDVDAGA from the coding sequence ATGACAAAAATTATCGACCAGCATCGCCGCCAGTTTCTCGGCGTCGCAGCCGGAAGCATCGTCATCGGCCTCGGCGTGATCGACCTCGCGCGCGCCGAACCGGCAGCCTCGCCATCCTCTGCATCGAACGCATCCTTCGGCACCGTCAAGCAGATCAATGCCGGCGTCCTCAATGTCGGCTATGCGGAAGCCGGTCCGGCCACCGGCCCGGTGGCGATCCTGCTCCACGGCTGGCCCTATGACATTCACGCTTTCATCGATGTCGCGCCGATCCTGGCGCAGGCGGGCTATCGCGTCATCATCCCGTATTTGCGCGGTTACGGCTCGACGAACTTCCTCTCCAGCGAGACGCCGCGCAACGGTGAGCCGGGCGCGCTGGCCTCCGACATCATCGCCCTGATGGATGCGCTCGACATCAAGAAGGCCGTCCTTGCCGGCTTCGACTGGGGCGCGCGCACCGCCGATATCATCGCGGCGCTGTGGCCGGAGCGTTGCCGCGCGCTGGTATCGGTGAGCGGCTATCTGATCTCCAGCCAGGCTGCGGGACATGCGCCGCTGCCGCCGTCGGCCGAGCTGCAATGGTGGTACCAGTTCTATTTCGCGACCGAGCGCGGCAGCGCCGGCTACGAGAAGTACACGCATGATTTCGCAAAGCTGATCTGGAAGCTGGCCTCGCCGCAATGGAAGTTCGACGACGCCACCTTCGATCGCAGTGCGAAGGCCTTCGAGAACAAGGATCATGTCGCGATCTCGATCCACAATTACCGCTGGCGGCTCGGACTTGCCAAGGGCGAGGCGAAATATGAGGAGATCGAAAAGAAGCTCGCGGCGGCTCCCGTCATTAACGTGCCGACGATCACGATGGAAGGCGACGCCAACGGCGCGCCGCATCCGGATCCCAGCGCCTATGCCAACAAGTTCTCCGGACGCTACGACTATCGCCTGATCACCGGCGGCATCGGTCATAATCTTCCGCAGGAAGCGCCGCAGGCCTTTGCCAAGGCCGTGATCGATGTCGATGCTGGCGCCTGA